TACCAGTACGTATATTTATTCCCCAGAACCGCCATATTATCATCAGCGGTTGTAGTGGTGAAGCTGTGAGTTCCATCTGTGGTCAGACCTGAATTATTTAGGTTGGCTGTTGTTGTATTCACACCATATCCTTTATAGAAATCACGGCTGTAACGGATTCCTCCATTAAAACTTAAAGCTTCTGTAATATTGTAATCCAAGTTTAAATAAAGATCATTCAGACTTCCCTGAATCTGTGAATCTCTGATCAGGAAAGACATATCTTTAACTCCGTTATACGTTTGGGAATAGCCCACATCTGAGGGATCCATTGAAGGATTCACCAGGTTAAGCAGCTGAGGTCTGTCCGTAGCCGTTGTTAAAATATTGCTCCAGTTCCAGTATTGATGCGACTTCCAGTTTGATTTATAGAAACCGGCTGTTACATTTCCTTTATCAAATTTATAATTGAACTGAAGGTCATTCACAAAATTATTCATCTGTTTGTCGATCGCCCAGAATCCTAATTTCTGAATATATTCCGGATTGACAATAGCACCGGTACTTACGAGTGAATACTGATAGTTACTCATTCCCAGTCCGCCATCTTTTACAAGATCTGTTGCATATGCAGAAGCCAGTTTAGGTGCTCCTGCCGGAAACATTCCTGTATACTCCATGTTGATATTGGTGTATCTGGTTTTATTCAGGACGCTGAAATTATTTCCAAGATCATATTTAAACTCTGCTCCCACAACATCTACTTTCGGGTGGATTCCGTTTTCAAGATCTCTTTTAAAGAATCCGCCTCCGGCCTGTGGAATGCTCAGCTGACTGAGTGCTCTGTAGCTGTAGGTTCCATAATTGGCGTCAAATCCCGGAAACTCTTTCAGTTTATCTCCATCCTGGGTTAAAGGAATCGGGAGGTAGAATGTATTTCTGTCATCCAGCTTTTTATAATAAATTTTTGCATACCCTTTATCAAACACATACTTCAGGTTCATTCTGATCTGTCCACCGTTATTGGCCTTAAATCCTGTTTTTCTGATTCCGTTATCTGTTCTGTAAAAACCGCCTACATTAAAGAAAAGCTTATCCTGAATCAGAGCTCCTCCTACATTCACGTCGGTACGCATCAGACCATAGGTTCCGGTTTCCAGTTTAGCGGTTCCTCTAAAATTATTGGTTCCTTCTTTCGTAATAAAATTGATCAGACCACCGGGAGAATTGTTGGCATAAATAGATCCCGAACCTCCTCTTAATGCTTCCAGACGGTTCACTGTATTATCCACCCGGAAGAAATTATCCGCATTGGCAAACTGAAGGGCACCATCTTCAAAAACCGGAAGCCCGTCTTCCTGTACCTGAACAAATTCATAGGCTCCCGCAGAAGGAATTCCTCTTGCAAAAAGGTTATTTCCCACTTCCCCACCTGATGTTTCCACAGCAAACCCCGGAACTCTCTGCAGTAAAGCCGCTGCACTGATTGGGTTCTGCTTCTGAATCTCTTTGGCTGTAAAAGTAGAAATCGCCGTACTGGATTCTATTTTCTTTTTCGGGCCGGAGTTTCCGGTAATAACGATCTGGTCTATTGAAGAGGTCTTGATGGAATCCTGCGGAGTTTCCTGTGCATACACAT
This region of Chryseobacterium vaccae genomic DNA includes:
- a CDS encoding TonB-dependent receptor, with protein sequence MKKRSIFLMVATASLYFNNVYAQETPQDSIKTSSIDQIVITGNSGPKKKIESSTAISTFTAKEIQKQNPISAAALLQRVPGFAVETSGGEVGNNLFARGIPSAGAYEFVQVQEDGLPVFEDGALQFANADNFFRVDNTVNRLEALRGGSGSIYANNSPGGLINFITKEGTNNFRGTAKLETGTYGLMRTDVNVGGALIQDKLFFNVGGFYRTDNGIRKTGFKANNGGQIRMNLKYVFDKGYAKIYYKKLDDRNTFYLPIPLTQDGDKLKEFPGFDANYGTYSYRALSQLSIPQAGGGFFKRDLENGIHPKVDVVGAEFKYDLGNNFSVLNKTRYTNINMEYTGMFPAGAPKLASAYATDLVKDGGLGMSNYQYSLVSTGAIVNPEYIQKLGFWAIDKQMNNFVNDLQFNYKFDKGNVTAGFYKSNWKSHQYWNWSNILTTATDRPQLLNLVNPSMDPSDVGYSQTYNGVKDMSFLIRDSQIQGSLNDLYLNLDYNITEALSFNGGIRYSRDFYKGYGVNTTTANLNNSGLTTDGTHSFTTTTADDNMAVLGNKYTYWYYDINKVSYTMAANYKINRGNAVYARFSHGFRSPNEEAYYNNMANLDQIKPVRTNQLEIGYKYYSRNFDIGVIPFYSTLKDLSFTDVFSDGTSENKFANTTNLGVEIEGYTRLFNNILEVTFNGTIQNPKYKDFTGRNANGTTFDYDGNTVRRMPKFYFNISPAVNITKEWRAYVSMNYYGKRFQNEGNTADNILPSFTEFGAGMSYQLGKIRFAVDGTNIFNTIGITEGDPRSQTVTGTNIRMARPILGAAARASITLDF